In a single window of the Silurus meridionalis isolate SWU-2019-XX chromosome 8, ASM1480568v1, whole genome shotgun sequence genome:
- the ccdc175 gene encoding myosin-J heavy chain isoform X1 — protein MASCLVPDFPAVNVALEHLGDLDKQLRAERVSFSQEASHHLSEIAEAIKELEASRKATHEELEVETIETGKLRYQLLSQHDSTAAEISAAVAAARDANAAEIDELQLEMANVLQEIESMEKRRELLEEQNVLLLPEHQRLNICYTELLEQLNRQLSEKADTQISLNETRKETQSTREEISRVHSTRKYLQDNLIGERKHFEETKKMLEKEIDEMMNSIQEQAKTNTELQEELDVVVAEFVKKEKRADGLSNRISSLERSLVRLKTSQHKHEDQIRDKTEKSDQLTHLKELREKEFRELRDALNLRLLSLQENIATVERQIEEEQKENGVRLEAVSELSSIFRVQREKEDDAQVERSGLSTELDKSKQRLDKIYVSIAKNKREIKEMEEEMKQLHEANRLTVELFRKNMVELEGELVKEKNSRETLEVERDELGVRIETLKEQHEDSMRKLCSAVSLHKTRHSELAEEKKKKLQEHESMSSLAEELTHHISRAEEERKQMETMCKNEIQQLNTEAESINRARLDEEKELKDRELELSKVEAQFDVDLSQHQVLIKRTTELQAMKDHLQLSIQEVKEQTAAMLQPREALKEELQTLRENHMELLRSYSEQISTTEKSIYKNGQMLENVNVENSRLHVCIEQMKKEISNARRETEKYTQEIGWMKEEVQSIYRTLVDAWVIDKLVTEVRFPPQHVIKCFISLLRQHLPIATINFHSLLIPIHHTLGICRNRPGILGSHADVRSAGRGEEAAHRRHQQQTGGGAKGHERAA, from the exons ATGGCCTCGTGTTTAGTGCCAGACTTTCCAGCTGTGAACGTTGCACTGGAACATCTGGGCGACTTAG ATAAGCAGCTGAGAGCAGAGCGAGTGTCATTCAGTCAAGAAGCCAGCCATCACCTGAGCGAGATAGCAGAAGCCATTAAAgaactg GAGGCCTCCAGAAAAGCCACACACGAGGAACTCGAGGTGGAAACGATAGAAACAGGAAAACTGCGCTATCAGCTCCTGAGCCAGCATGACAGTACAGCAGCTGAAATATCAG CTGCCGTAGCCGCCGCCAGGGACGCAAACGCGGCCGAGATCGATGAACTCCAGCTGGAGATGGCGAACGTCCTGCAGGAGATCGAGTCGATGGAAAAGAGACGGGAACTTCTGGAGGAACAGAATGTCCTTCTTTT ACCAGAGCACCAGCGTCTGAACATCTGCTACACCGAGCTCCTCGAGCAGCTCAACAGGCAGCTGTCAGAGAAAGCCGATACGCAGATCTCACTGAACGAAACGAGGAAAGAGACCCAGTCTACGAGGGAAGAGATCTCACGAGTGCACTCAACCAGGAAATATCTGCAAGACAACCTGATAGGGGAGAGGAAGCATTTcgaagaaaccaaaaaaatgcTTGAGAAAGAG attGATGAGATGATGAACAGCATTCAGGAGCAGGCCAAGACGAACACCGAGCTGCAGGAAGAGCTGGACGTGGTTGTAGCAGAGTTtgtgaagaaagagaagagagctGACGGACTTTCAAAT CGTATCTCATCATTAGAGAGAAGCTTGGTCAGATTGAAGACGTCCCAACACAAACACGAAGATCAGATCAGGGACAAGACTGAAAAATCAGACCAGCTCACTCATCTAAA AGAGCTCCGTGAGAAAGAGTTCCGAGAGCTGAGAGATGCACTGAACCTGCGGCTGCTCAGCCTTCAGGAGAACATCGCAACG GTGGAAAGGCAGATAGAAGAAGAGCAGAAGGAAAACGGCGTTCGTCTTGAAGCAGTCTCTGAGCTTTCGTCTATTTTTAGAGTTCAGAGGGAAAAGGAAGACGATGCGCAGGTGGAACGCAGCGGCCTGAGCACAGA ACTGGACAAATCCAAGCAGAGGCTGGACAAGATTTACGTCTCGATCGCTAAAAATAAACGTGAAATTaaagagatggaggaggagatgaAACAGCTTCATGAAGCCAACAG ACTCACTGTGGAGCTGTTTAGAAAGAACATGGTGGAGCTCGAGGGGGAGCTGGTGAAGGAGAAGAACAGCAG ggAAACACTCGAGGTCGAGAGAGACGAACTCGGGGTGCGGATCGAAACTCTAAAAGAGCAGCATGAAGACAGCATGAGGAAACTCTGCTCAGCCGTGTCGTTACACAAGACCAGACACAGCGAGCTTGCTGAGGAG aagaagaagaaactccAAGAACATGAATCCATGAGCTCTCTAGCCGAGGAACTAACACACCACATCTCCAGAGCAGAGGAGGAGCGTAAACAGATGGAAACCATGTGCAAGAACGAAATACAGCAGCTCAAT ACGGAGGCCGAGTCAATCAATCGAGCTCGACTGGATGAAGAAAAGGAGCTGAAGGATCGGGAGCTGGAGCTGTCCAAAGTTGAGGCTCAGTTTGACGTTGATCTTTCTCAACATCAAGTCCTCATAAAACGAACAaccg aGCTGCAGGCCATGAAAGATCACCTGCAACTTTCCATACAGGAGGTGAAAGAGCAAACAGCAGCAATGCTACAGCCGAGG GAAGCTCTGAAGGAGGAGCTGCAGACTTTACGAGAGAACCACATGGAGCTCCTGCGCTCTTACAGTGAGCAGATCAGCACCACGGAGAAGAGCATTTATAAAAACGGACAAATGCTGGAGAACGTAAACGTGGAAAACAGTCGTCTACATGTG TGTATTGAACAAATGAAGAAGGAAATCTCTAATGCCAGGAGAGAGACTGAGAAGTACACACAGGAAATTGGCTGGATGAAAGAGGAAGTGCAGTCCATCTACA GAACTTTAGTGGATGCTTGGGTCATAGATAAACTGGTCACAGAGGTACGTTTCCCTCCGCAGCACGTaattaagtgttttatttctcttttacgACAGCACCTGCCAATAGCAACGATaaactttcattcccttctgaTACCCATCCATCATACTTTAGGAATCTGCAGAAACAGACCAGGCATTCTTGGAAGCCATGCAGATGTTCGTTCTGCAGGTCGAGGAGAGGAAGCAGCACATCGGAGACATCAACAGCAGACTGGGGGTGGAGCTAAAGGCCATGAGCGCGCTGCTTGA
- the ccdc175 gene encoding myosin-J heavy chain isoform X2 produces MASCLVPDFPAVNVALEHLGDLDKQLRAERVSFSQEASHHLSEIAEAIKELEASRKATHEELEVETIETGKLRYQLLSQHDSTAAEISAAVAAARDANAAEIDELQLEMANVLQEIESMEKRRELLEEQNVLLLPEHQRLNICYTELLEQLNRQLSEKADTQISLNETRKETQSTREEISRVHSTRKYLQDNLIGERKHFEETKKMLEKEIDEMMNSIQEQAKTNTELQEELDVVVAEFVKKEKRADGLSNRISSLERSLVRLKTSQHKHEDQIRDKTEKSDQLTHLKELREKEFRELRDALNLRLLSLQENIATVERQIEEEQKENGVRLEAVSELSSIFRVQREKEDDAQVERSGLSTELDKSKQRLDKIYVSIAKNKREIKEMEEEMKQLHEANRLTVELFRKNMVELEGELVKEKNSRETLEVERDELGVRIETLKEQHEDSMRKLCSAVSLHKTRHSELAEEKKKLQEHESMSSLAEELTHHISRAEEERKQMETMCKNEIQQLNTEAESINRARLDEEKELKDRELELSKVEAQFDVDLSQHQVLIKRTTELQAMKDHLQLSIQEVKEQTAAMLQPREALKEELQTLRENHMELLRSYSEQISTTEKSIYKNGQMLENVNVENSRLHVCIEQMKKEISNARRETEKYTQEIGWMKEEVQSIYRTLVDAWVIDKLVTEVRFPPQHVIKCFISLLRQHLPIATINFHSLLIPIHHTLGICRNRPGILGSHADVRSAGRGEEAAHRRHQQQTGGGAKGHERAA; encoded by the exons ATGGCCTCGTGTTTAGTGCCAGACTTTCCAGCTGTGAACGTTGCACTGGAACATCTGGGCGACTTAG ATAAGCAGCTGAGAGCAGAGCGAGTGTCATTCAGTCAAGAAGCCAGCCATCACCTGAGCGAGATAGCAGAAGCCATTAAAgaactg GAGGCCTCCAGAAAAGCCACACACGAGGAACTCGAGGTGGAAACGATAGAAACAGGAAAACTGCGCTATCAGCTCCTGAGCCAGCATGACAGTACAGCAGCTGAAATATCAG CTGCCGTAGCCGCCGCCAGGGACGCAAACGCGGCCGAGATCGATGAACTCCAGCTGGAGATGGCGAACGTCCTGCAGGAGATCGAGTCGATGGAAAAGAGACGGGAACTTCTGGAGGAACAGAATGTCCTTCTTTT ACCAGAGCACCAGCGTCTGAACATCTGCTACACCGAGCTCCTCGAGCAGCTCAACAGGCAGCTGTCAGAGAAAGCCGATACGCAGATCTCACTGAACGAAACGAGGAAAGAGACCCAGTCTACGAGGGAAGAGATCTCACGAGTGCACTCAACCAGGAAATATCTGCAAGACAACCTGATAGGGGAGAGGAAGCATTTcgaagaaaccaaaaaaatgcTTGAGAAAGAG attGATGAGATGATGAACAGCATTCAGGAGCAGGCCAAGACGAACACCGAGCTGCAGGAAGAGCTGGACGTGGTTGTAGCAGAGTTtgtgaagaaagagaagagagctGACGGACTTTCAAAT CGTATCTCATCATTAGAGAGAAGCTTGGTCAGATTGAAGACGTCCCAACACAAACACGAAGATCAGATCAGGGACAAGACTGAAAAATCAGACCAGCTCACTCATCTAAA AGAGCTCCGTGAGAAAGAGTTCCGAGAGCTGAGAGATGCACTGAACCTGCGGCTGCTCAGCCTTCAGGAGAACATCGCAACG GTGGAAAGGCAGATAGAAGAAGAGCAGAAGGAAAACGGCGTTCGTCTTGAAGCAGTCTCTGAGCTTTCGTCTATTTTTAGAGTTCAGAGGGAAAAGGAAGACGATGCGCAGGTGGAACGCAGCGGCCTGAGCACAGA ACTGGACAAATCCAAGCAGAGGCTGGACAAGATTTACGTCTCGATCGCTAAAAATAAACGTGAAATTaaagagatggaggaggagatgaAACAGCTTCATGAAGCCAACAG ACTCACTGTGGAGCTGTTTAGAAAGAACATGGTGGAGCTCGAGGGGGAGCTGGTGAAGGAGAAGAACAGCAG ggAAACACTCGAGGTCGAGAGAGACGAACTCGGGGTGCGGATCGAAACTCTAAAAGAGCAGCATGAAGACAGCATGAGGAAACTCTGCTCAGCCGTGTCGTTACACAAGACCAGACACAGCGAGCTTGCTGAGGAG aagaagaaactccAAGAACATGAATCCATGAGCTCTCTAGCCGAGGAACTAACACACCACATCTCCAGAGCAGAGGAGGAGCGTAAACAGATGGAAACCATGTGCAAGAACGAAATACAGCAGCTCAAT ACGGAGGCCGAGTCAATCAATCGAGCTCGACTGGATGAAGAAAAGGAGCTGAAGGATCGGGAGCTGGAGCTGTCCAAAGTTGAGGCTCAGTTTGACGTTGATCTTTCTCAACATCAAGTCCTCATAAAACGAACAaccg aGCTGCAGGCCATGAAAGATCACCTGCAACTTTCCATACAGGAGGTGAAAGAGCAAACAGCAGCAATGCTACAGCCGAGG GAAGCTCTGAAGGAGGAGCTGCAGACTTTACGAGAGAACCACATGGAGCTCCTGCGCTCTTACAGTGAGCAGATCAGCACCACGGAGAAGAGCATTTATAAAAACGGACAAATGCTGGAGAACGTAAACGTGGAAAACAGTCGTCTACATGTG TGTATTGAACAAATGAAGAAGGAAATCTCTAATGCCAGGAGAGAGACTGAGAAGTACACACAGGAAATTGGCTGGATGAAAGAGGAAGTGCAGTCCATCTACA GAACTTTAGTGGATGCTTGGGTCATAGATAAACTGGTCACAGAGGTACGTTTCCCTCCGCAGCACGTaattaagtgttttatttctcttttacgACAGCACCTGCCAATAGCAACGATaaactttcattcccttctgaTACCCATCCATCATACTTTAGGAATCTGCAGAAACAGACCAGGCATTCTTGGAAGCCATGCAGATGTTCGTTCTGCAGGTCGAGGAGAGGAAGCAGCACATCGGAGACATCAACAGCAGACTGGGGGTGGAGCTAAAGGCCATGAGCGCGCTGCTTGA
- the ccdc175 gene encoding myosin-J heavy chain isoform X3, which produces MASCLVPDFPAVNVALEHLGDLDKQLRAERVSFSQEASHHLSEIAEAIKELEASRKATHEELEVETIETGKLRYQLLSQHDSTAAEISAAVAAARDANAAEIDELQLEMANVLQEIESMEKRRELLEEQNVLLLPEHQRLNICYTELLEQLNRQLSEKADTQISLNETRKETQSTREEISRVHSTRKYLQDNLIGERKHFEETKKMLEKEIDEMMNSIQEQAKTNTELQEELDVVVAEFVKKEKRADGLSNRISSLERSLVRLKTSQHKHEDQIRDKTEKSDQLTHLKELREKEFRELRDALNLRLLSLQENIATVERQIEEEQKENGVRLEAVSELSSIFRVQREKEDDAQVERSGLSTELDKSKQRLDKIYVSIAKNKREIKEMEEEMKQLHEANRLTVELFRKNMVELEGELVKEKNSRETLEVERDELGVRIETLKEQHEDSMRKLCSAVSLHKTRHSELAEEKKKKLQEHESMSSLAEELTHHISRAEEERKQMETMCKNEIQQLNTEAESINRARLDEEKELKDRELELSKVEAQFDVDLSQHQVLIKRTTELQAMKDHLQLSIQEVKEQTAAMLQPREALKEELQTLRENHMELLRSYSEQISTTEKSIYKNGQMLENVNVENSRLHVCIEQMKKEISNARRETEKYTQEIGWMKEEVQSIYRTLVDAWVIDKLVTEESAETDQAFLEAMQMFVLQVEERKQHIGDINSRLGVELKAMSALLEINSQQKHL; this is translated from the exons ATGGCCTCGTGTTTAGTGCCAGACTTTCCAGCTGTGAACGTTGCACTGGAACATCTGGGCGACTTAG ATAAGCAGCTGAGAGCAGAGCGAGTGTCATTCAGTCAAGAAGCCAGCCATCACCTGAGCGAGATAGCAGAAGCCATTAAAgaactg GAGGCCTCCAGAAAAGCCACACACGAGGAACTCGAGGTGGAAACGATAGAAACAGGAAAACTGCGCTATCAGCTCCTGAGCCAGCATGACAGTACAGCAGCTGAAATATCAG CTGCCGTAGCCGCCGCCAGGGACGCAAACGCGGCCGAGATCGATGAACTCCAGCTGGAGATGGCGAACGTCCTGCAGGAGATCGAGTCGATGGAAAAGAGACGGGAACTTCTGGAGGAACAGAATGTCCTTCTTTT ACCAGAGCACCAGCGTCTGAACATCTGCTACACCGAGCTCCTCGAGCAGCTCAACAGGCAGCTGTCAGAGAAAGCCGATACGCAGATCTCACTGAACGAAACGAGGAAAGAGACCCAGTCTACGAGGGAAGAGATCTCACGAGTGCACTCAACCAGGAAATATCTGCAAGACAACCTGATAGGGGAGAGGAAGCATTTcgaagaaaccaaaaaaatgcTTGAGAAAGAG attGATGAGATGATGAACAGCATTCAGGAGCAGGCCAAGACGAACACCGAGCTGCAGGAAGAGCTGGACGTGGTTGTAGCAGAGTTtgtgaagaaagagaagagagctGACGGACTTTCAAAT CGTATCTCATCATTAGAGAGAAGCTTGGTCAGATTGAAGACGTCCCAACACAAACACGAAGATCAGATCAGGGACAAGACTGAAAAATCAGACCAGCTCACTCATCTAAA AGAGCTCCGTGAGAAAGAGTTCCGAGAGCTGAGAGATGCACTGAACCTGCGGCTGCTCAGCCTTCAGGAGAACATCGCAACG GTGGAAAGGCAGATAGAAGAAGAGCAGAAGGAAAACGGCGTTCGTCTTGAAGCAGTCTCTGAGCTTTCGTCTATTTTTAGAGTTCAGAGGGAAAAGGAAGACGATGCGCAGGTGGAACGCAGCGGCCTGAGCACAGA ACTGGACAAATCCAAGCAGAGGCTGGACAAGATTTACGTCTCGATCGCTAAAAATAAACGTGAAATTaaagagatggaggaggagatgaAACAGCTTCATGAAGCCAACAG ACTCACTGTGGAGCTGTTTAGAAAGAACATGGTGGAGCTCGAGGGGGAGCTGGTGAAGGAGAAGAACAGCAG ggAAACACTCGAGGTCGAGAGAGACGAACTCGGGGTGCGGATCGAAACTCTAAAAGAGCAGCATGAAGACAGCATGAGGAAACTCTGCTCAGCCGTGTCGTTACACAAGACCAGACACAGCGAGCTTGCTGAGGAG aagaagaagaaactccAAGAACATGAATCCATGAGCTCTCTAGCCGAGGAACTAACACACCACATCTCCAGAGCAGAGGAGGAGCGTAAACAGATGGAAACCATGTGCAAGAACGAAATACAGCAGCTCAAT ACGGAGGCCGAGTCAATCAATCGAGCTCGACTGGATGAAGAAAAGGAGCTGAAGGATCGGGAGCTGGAGCTGTCCAAAGTTGAGGCTCAGTTTGACGTTGATCTTTCTCAACATCAAGTCCTCATAAAACGAACAaccg aGCTGCAGGCCATGAAAGATCACCTGCAACTTTCCATACAGGAGGTGAAAGAGCAAACAGCAGCAATGCTACAGCCGAGG GAAGCTCTGAAGGAGGAGCTGCAGACTTTACGAGAGAACCACATGGAGCTCCTGCGCTCTTACAGTGAGCAGATCAGCACCACGGAGAAGAGCATTTATAAAAACGGACAAATGCTGGAGAACGTAAACGTGGAAAACAGTCGTCTACATGTG TGTATTGAACAAATGAAGAAGGAAATCTCTAATGCCAGGAGAGAGACTGAGAAGTACACACAGGAAATTGGCTGGATGAAAGAGGAAGTGCAGTCCATCTACA GAACTTTAGTGGATGCTTGGGTCATAGATAAACTGGTCACAGAG GAATCTGCAGAAACAGACCAGGCATTCTTGGAAGCCATGCAGATGTTCGTTCTGCAGGTCGAGGAGAGGAAGCAGCACATCGGAGACATCAACAGCAGACTGGGGGTGGAGCTAAAGGCCATGAGCGCGCTGCTTGAAATCAACTCTCAGCAAAAACACCTGTGA